ctcaaggtttcttccttttccatctaatggagtttttcctcaccacagtcacctcagtcacctcagacttgttcgttatggataaatacaaacgcatttaaatattcattcattcatccattttctaacgcttattcgaacttctcgggtcatcgggtatcgaggcaggatacaccctggacggagtgccaacccatcgcagggcacacacatgctctcattcactcacacacacacactacggacaatcaacctaccatgcatgtctttggaccgggggaggaaaccggagtacccggaggaaacccccgaggcacggggagaacatgcgaactccacacacacaaggtggaggtgggaattgaacccccgaccctggaggtgtgaggcgaacgtgctaaccgctaagccaccgtgtccccctgcatttaaatataagtctaatattaaactTGAACTTTCCGTACTATATTTCATacgttctgtaaaactgctttgagtcACCGTCTattgttgaattgaattgaactgaagaTTCAGGTGCTAATCAGATATCACAGGATAAACACAACATGTGGTCCTAACTTGCCCCTCTATCcgcccccatacacacacacacaatctcacacacacacacacacacacacacacacccccagctGAGATGTTCTTTAACCACAAATTCATTGTTGGTCCATTTAGCAAGACCATTAACTCTCACATGCTTTATGCTTGGCCTGGATCCTGCCTCACTTCTCAGTCActctgcataaataaataaaacctcatGATTAATAAAGGTCTAGACAAAGTTACTGTACCTCCTCAGAGCCTCGTCTGACCGAAGCATCGCTCAGATCTCTGACAGGGTAGCTGAAAGCCTCCTGCAACAGTTTAGATCTCTTACTGACTCAGCTGTCCAAACCACAGCTTCAGACAAAAGCTGGAAAAACGTCAGAGCTTAAACATGTCCCTGACTGCCTCCTAAGTGTCTATCTATGGTTACATACTGCCTTTAACCATAGAAACAAGATCATACCGTTCCCTAAATGCCCCAAACTGTAACTTTAGTCATCCAGCTTGCAGAAGACCGGCGCAAAAATGTTCCCAAATTCCACTGTTACACAAATCTTCATATAAAACCTATATCTTTAATCAtactttaatcattttttttttttacgtatcATCTTTACATCAATCAGAGTTTCAGATTTAGAGAATGAAGATCTGTGACCATGGATGAGGACAAAAAAACGTTCTGTGAAAtgcgtatttaaaaaaaaattccacaaacGCTTTTTATTTAGATCCTGCTGACCAATCGGGTTGTGAGTCGGGTTCTAAGCGAGAAAAAAGAACTCTGGGTTTATTTTTGGGGAATTCGATGGTTTGTGGTTGTGGCCTTGTTTTGAGATGTTTATTATGGAGAATACTAAATCTGTTAGCTAgtagttagttagctagctagaacCGCTGAAGAGTTTCTAAACCGATAAGATGTCGAAAAAGTGTGAAAGCTCTTTAATTACGTCATCTATTTATTCCTTTacgggagttttttttttaaacccggTCTTACCGATGATCAAAGCGCTTTATCCTCAAGCTACAAACAAATGCTAATAGTGGTACTTAAAGCTTCAATTATGTACTTTTAATCGGTTTTAAATCGGTGTCCTTATTCTCACGGACGAGACGCCCGGGCTCGTCACGAGCCGACACCTAATCTGGAAACGTTCTGAGCTTCTCCGCTACAAGAGAGCCGGAAATCTGCtgctaaaagaaaagaaaagaaaagaaaagaaaagaaaagaaaagaaaagaaaggtccagttttaaagtttttaaagtttCACAGCAAGTCTAGGTCCTAGTTCTGAGGTGCTAGTAATGCTATCAcctatgtttttgttgttgttttctgatTTAGCCTGGTTTATTCGATTAGCATGGAAtttctttaaacatttctttctaaTCAAATGTGCTATTTAAATTAGAAGCATGAAATATCAGCTAGGAGGCTCTTCCTGTGTAAATTAAAAGCTAAGTCTAATCCACATGTAGGCTACGATGTTTACCTCTGTGCCTCAGTGACAGATGAGACTTGGATCAGATGGAgcgtcgctctctctctctgtctctctctgtgtgtgtgtgtgtgtgtgtgtgtgtgtgtgtgtgtgtgtgtgtgtgtgtgtgtgtgtgtgcgtgtgtcagtcGGCTGTGCTACTCCACCCAGATGCTTTTTATCAGAGCTGCAAAATGGCCGCTGTTTATATGCAGCTGACAAGCCGTTTCCTGTGTCCCAAGGTCTAGGAGCTAGGGCTCGTATGGAGctagaggaggaaaaaaaaagcgaaAGACAGATAATGGgggctaaagaaaaaaaaaacacccccgTTATTTTAAACTAGGTCAGCATAAACTCTCTGAGCTTCCTTTTTGGCTCATGAGACCAAaaatggtgtggtgtggtgcaaGTGCAGCGCTGTGTAAAGTGCACAGTCCTGTAgagcataataaataaataaataaaaagagagagagagaaagagagaacgaaAATCTGCTCGATTGACCGGTACCAGAAGGAAGCTATGGTATTGCccggaaggggggggggggtgtttgatGTGCCAGCGCTGTCACGTTAATGTAAAATACTGGACCGCTTTGAGTCTCAAATTCATAACGCATGGTTCTTGGATGCAGCATCGATGTTCCCGAAGAGATTTTTCTGTGCCTGCTCTTTCTCCCGATCCCACAGTCAGCGGAAAAACCTTTCTAAATATAgcctgaaagtttttttttttcttctttccctcCCGAATCCCTGAGCTGAAACACAAGGGCCATATTTCAGCTGTAAGAAGTGCGTGCTTTAGGTTTAGTCAGCGTAGGAGGCACCTCTTGGCTGTGGGATCAATCTAAACATCTTagctttctgtgtttgtgtgtgtgtgtgtgtgtgtgtgtgtgtgtgtgtgtgtgtgtgtgtgtgtgtgtaagtgtgtgtttcataAGCGTGACACATGTGCTCCTTGACTAATGTGACATTCCAGCTCCATtagtgacagacacacaatacGCTCGCAGCTTCTCGGGCATGACGGCCATCGGTGCCGTTTCTCGTTCGCATCTCGAATAAGACACTGTCCTTCCGCTACAGGTAAGAGGTGCTGTTTTAACTCCAGCAGGGGGGGAAAAGTCCCTTCTTCACAGTGAAGAACCATCCTTATGTCATCAgcccacccacacacattctTTCAGAACATGAACCCCAGTCTGAAGGGAACTGAGCTCCCCGTGAGCTTCTCTTCCCTTCCCCCAGACTGCAAAGTGTGTTTAATACGTCTGACTCAGTGCGAGACGACCACATCAAGCTCTGAAATCAGTCtgttcgcctcacacacacacacacacacacacacacacacacacacacacactgctctccaCTTTGCAACATCCCACCCTGAGTATTTAAGCTTTGTGTATACATCatattgaattatttaattatttaacgaACCCTTATACTGTCTGATAAATAATACACGTGCGTTGCCTTACATCTTAAATCCATCACTGAAAGTACAAATTAaactattttacttttacttctttATTGTAgcataaagatttatttatttttttattataaggaATAAATACAGGAAGTGTGTTATTCGTGTTACATCACAgtatcattcattttaatttattaatgatcCGGTTATAATCATATTTATCGTCTTATAACCTTAACAACACACGTCTGTTCGTCGTTTAGTAGGTATCAGAAAATTCTTCCCTaacttcttctcctctctctttttttttctcatttgaaGTTAAAAAGCATAAATAATGCTGTGATTCCTCCCAAAACTCACCAATTCGGTGAGAAAACATCTAAGTTAAATAAATACGAAAAGACGAGTAATTGCACTTTTACTCGAGTAAAGAATACGTGATTATTTATCTCTGTCTTGTGTACGtgtagcgagagagagagagagagagagagagagagagagagagagaagtcagACCTCCAAAACCCCTTCACACTTTCCCGCTGAAGTAACAGAGGTTTTTGTATTAAACGTTGTTACACAGCTTTATTCTTACTTCACGTCAACATGGACCTAAATGTATAAAAACGAGTAACGCTGGAAAATTGATCTACTGTATTTTCCAAGATTGTTCCACTTTTAATAACAATTCGAAAACGGGTCATTTTGACCTGGACAGgatatacacacagatttattctgtgtgtgtgtgtgcgtgtgtgtgtgtgtgtgtgtttcagagagggTGGAATAAGCAATTACACAAGAAATCTGTGAGCTTCTTGCCTCACAAGCAGTGAAGGAAGTGCATCGTTACTCCGGCAAGACTGGCTGGCGTCAGTGTGCAGGTCACAAGGGCATTGTAGATCCAACATGTGGTTCTGGGGAAAGgagggggtaaaaaaaaaagcgaggggtATAAAGTGAGGGatgaagagagggagggatggaggctGTCCTACACCAGGAAAGCCCCTGGACTTCAGGCCAGGATTTAGCTTCGGCCTGTTGGGGCTTCCCATATTTAACCGATTGCAGCGCAGAGGAAGAGCTTAAGACTGGATGCACTGGTTAGCGTGGTGCTGGCGATCGTcgcctttcctctctctctctctctctctctctctatatatatatatatatatatatatatatatatatatatatatatatacatatacatatacacacactatctcaCTTCCATTTTTCTCCAGTTCCTCTGCCTCTTTTCATCCATAGCATTAAGTACACCGTGTCATTAGCagcactctacactctataggATCCCCGGAGCCGACAGAACGACAGGTGTACGCAGGTGCTCCATTCATCCGTCGACACGTCTTTCGttctcgcgcacacacaaacacacacacacacacacacgctttacaaCAAGCGCTGTCATACTTTCTTTCATCAGTATTTACTCTCatcacacagggaacagacgtTTCTTTTTTATCCAAACATAAATTAGTTTATTGAAAACCCACTTCATATGGAGatacaaaaaaagtcaaaatagaGATACAATGGacctgaataataaaaaaaaaaagaaagtgattgCAAAGCGTCTCTGTTACAGGatcattgtgtatatatatatatatatatatatatatatatatatatatatatatatatatatatatatatatatatacaatgtttAAGAAGGAAAAGGCAGATGTACAGGCAGATTATCTCACTGTGGCTTGAAGAGTTTCCATAGACCAATTCAGCATTTCATGTATTTTtacaaaaagagacaaaaggTCACCGAAGTCATCTTTGGTTTCTTTGCAAATAAAGCTGGTTCATTTAATCGTTTCCACTGACGAATTGAAAAAGCAACATGTTTTACATCCTCAGTGCATCTTATAATTTCATATCGTATTTAAAATGACGGCACCGACCGATCGTCCCTTCGTCACTTCCTCTAACATCGTTGTGCTTTTCGACACTTTAGTGCACACTTAACATTTCAttcgagtaaaaaaaaaagaaaaaaaaaagagagtaaaCATTCAGAGACATGATACAAATGTTTGGAAATGAAAGGCATTAGGGATGAGTGTTGGTACAATCTGACAGAgtttattgctctttttttttagagatgtgTGGAAAGCTCTACGGAGCTGAAACGTCTGTCGACACGCCGCCTCCGCTCGCACAGCTGTCCCAATACATCGCTGCAAAGTGTGTGGAGCATGGTGAGAGATACCCCCCTCCttttataccacacacacacacacacacacacacacacacacacacaaacacacacttccccCTCTCCAGCAGCTGCATGCTAAAGGAAAGGGCCGGACCAGCCGGCACCAACGGGCATCTTGAGAATGAGGCGCACGGCCCAACTGCAGAACACAACCCCCACTGTTTAACCTTGATCGAACTGGGTTAGGAAAACATTTCGCAGCATTTGTGCGACATCGCCTAAATCTGTCTTTGTCCGCTATGAAACCCAGTAAGGAAaaattaacacaacacaaatatcGAGAGGATATTTTTCGCTTGTCGCATTTAACCCGAGTTCATCCACCGGGTCAGGATTAGACTCGGTCGACAGGATGGTGGTTAAATGCTAACTCGTGTCCATCTCCATCTTTGGCCATGTTTGAGAGCGTCTAGGCATTTGGGCAGCAGCTGGAgacggtgtgtttgtgtaggagtGACATGCGGCTGAAGGTTCGAGAGCAGGTGCCGCACTGGTACTTTTTCACCTCTGAGTGGGTCTGAAGATGAGCTCTCAGATTGGAGCGGTCGGCAAAAGCCCGGTTACAGTGAGGGCATGAGAACGGACGCTCacctgaagagaaaaaaagaggtgtCTTAAGGATATGATCAAACACCAAGTGTAACTTATTGCTAACGCTAGCAGCGCTAGCAAGGCGAGCAGGCTGAACAGAAACGCTTTAGTGTATTTTATTCGTATGTAATTGTTCTGTTATACGTTAAGCCACTCACCGGTGTGTGTACGAATGTGGCCCCTGAGCAACCACGGTCTGGAAAAGGCCTTGCCGCAGGTGGTGCAGACGCACGGAAGTGTGTGTGACCGGATGTGCATCTTCAAAGCTCCCAGACTGTTGTACTCTTTGGGGCAGTGTTTGCACCGGAAGGCAGCTCTTGTCGTAGTGCTATCGGTCATGTTGGCATTTTCAACCAGGTTAGCGTTGGTGCTTGCACTGCAATGCGAGAGCTGGTGGCGTGAAAGTGCTGCTCGGCTGCTGCAGGAAATCCCGCAGTGGGCGCACTGGAAACGGTCCGACGGGTCAGGACTCGGAGGGTCGGAAGTCCTGCCTTCGTCTTCCTCACCCGAGCTGGATGGAGAACTGAGGTCCAGCGGAGCGATGGAGGTCGGGGTTGTAGGGGAcgaaggagggaaggaaagcGGAAGGGCGTTCGCGGTCCATACGAGAGCCGAAGCGTAGGCGGTCACCAGCGAACCGTCTTCTTTGGTTGGTAGTTCTGCAAGCGGGTAGCGCTCTGGTACCATGTCAGAGATTGgatctggaggaaaaaaaatagataaggAAGACAGAGAGTCAGGTGGCAGTTCCACAGGGCTAATCCAGTTAAACGGTTAAGTTGTTTTGATGCTCTGGTATCATGTTACAGTCAAATGGTCGATTTGTCACAAAGAAAGGCAGTTAGATTTGATTATTTAGAGTGTAGAGTTTGCCCACAATGCCATGGGGGCTTTTGGCTTGTCGCCACATCTTCCTCAGGGTGAATTTGCAATGACACTGACAAATGTGACTTTAGCTTAGTGTGAAAGGGTTTCAGTGGAAATATCTGGACATGACTTCATGAATTAGATTACcattgcctgtgtgtgtgtgtgtgtgtgtgtgtgtgtgtgtgtgtgtgtgtgtgtgtgtgtgtgtgtgtgtgtgtgtgtgtgtgtttatgtggaccTTCTGGATGCACACCAACTATGGAGTAATGGGTCTTATTTCCACCACTTATTGACACAAAGTGCCAGAGGACTGCAGCTCTCTAAGTGCTAAACTAGATTCAGGAGGATGTAATTTGCAGCTTAGGACAGCAGCACCAACAGAAAAGTGGGGCAAGAAAAAAATCCCGTTTGAGATGTTTGTTGCTACCTTCAGGAGCCCACATATGCCATGCATCAATTAGGCATCAAAGCACAAATTAAAATACCTAAGAAAAAAAGCACTGTTACTCGCTGATCAGGTTGTGCAATGCAAATATTGATTTCGACATGCAAATATAGCTGGGTTGGTGTATTGTAACCGTTTCTTATTATTACTCAAAATAGCATGGGATCTGGTTCAAGAATTAACAAGAAGAGTATGGaataaccatatatatatatatatatatatatatatatatatatatatatatatatatatataatcatcaACGAGAACACTTACACATTCCTAAAAAAGTTCCTCAAAAAATTCCTCATTACTCATACAAGGCAAGAGCTCCATGAATGGACTTGTCGAGACTTGAAAAGTTTTAAATTGTTGACTCTTACCGTTCTGGCTCTCCAGTTCACTGTAGTTCGGCTTCTTGCTCGTGAAATACTTCTTCACCAAAAACGAACGTGGCATCTTGAGAGCTTGATGACCGTTATTCTCGGTATGAATCCACCGCAGCGGTCTTCAACACGGCTACAGAAAGTTTTAAACCAACTTCTGGAATCGACCTCCAGGAAACGGGGAAGTTCAGTACGGTCGTGAggatcgtttaaaaaaaaacttttgagcagttttaaaaagaaaataagacacGTTCCTGGTGGAGTATCCTCTAGATCCAAAGAGAATAGAGTTCTGTGGTATGTTTGATTAAAAGTACACCCATTCTGCTCAGAGAAGCCTCTTCATATAACAGGGCAGGGGTGGAAGGGGTGTGGTTTGGAAGGGGCTGGGCTGAAAGCGGGCCGGGCCAGGCCGAGATTTGGGTGGGTTAGAGTGAAAATGGGTGTGGTTAGCGATTGGGCTGGAGAAATGACTGAAGTGGAAAAGTGATTGGGTTTAAAATGGGGGTGGAAATGGTTTTGGGGTGGAAAATGGGTTGGGCTAGAAAGTTAGTGAAGGAATGATGTTAAGGTAAGAGGTGGAAATGGGTTATAGGATGGTTGAAATGAATTTAGAGTCTTAAAAATTTGGTATGaggtgtgaaaaagaggtggaCGTTCGTTTCCACAGAAAGCCGTTAGACAGGAAAAGGGAAAATGCTTTTAAACTGGTGGAAATGGGGGTTGAGTTGG
This DNA window, taken from Tachysurus fulvidraco isolate hzauxx_2018 chromosome 23, HZAU_PFXX_2.0, whole genome shotgun sequence, encodes the following:
- the snai1b gene encoding snail family zinc finger 1b; the protein is MPRSFLVKKYFTSKKPNYSELESQNDPISDMVPERYPLAELPTKEDGSLVTAYASALVWTANALPLSFPPSSPTTPTSIAPLDLSSPSSSGEEDEGRTSDPPSPDPSDRFQCAHCGISCSSRAALSRHQLSHCSASTNANLVENANMTDSTTTRAAFRCKHCPKEYNSLGALKMHIRSHTLPCVCTTCGKAFSRPWLLRGHIRTHTGERPFSCPHCNRAFADRSNLRAHLQTHSEVKKYQCGTCSRTFSRMSLLHKHTVSSCCPNA